In Stenotrophomonas sp. 169, one DNA window encodes the following:
- a CDS encoding N-acetylornithine carbamoyltransferase yields the protein MSLKHFLNTQDWSRSELDALLTQAALFKRNKLGDQLKGKSIALVFFNPSMRTRTSFELGAFQLGAHAVVLQPGKDAWPIEFNLGTVMDGDTEEHIAEVAKVLGRYCDMIAVRAFPKFVDWSVDREDTVLKSFAKYSPVPVINMETITHPCQELAHVMALQEHFGTQDLRGKKYVLTWTYHPKPLNTAVANSALTIATRMGMDVTLLCPTEQYILDERYMGWAEQNVAENGGSLQVSHDIQSAYAGADVVYAKSWGALPFFGNWEPEKPIRENYKHFIVDEQKMALTNNGVFSHCLPLRRNVKATDAVMDSPQCIAINEAENRLHVQKAIMAALAGR from the coding sequence ATGTCCCTCAAGCATTTCCTGAACACCCAGGACTGGAGCCGCAGCGAGCTTGATGCGCTGCTGACCCAGGCGGCGCTGTTCAAGCGCAACAAGCTCGGCGACCAGCTCAAGGGCAAGTCGATCGCACTGGTGTTCTTCAACCCCTCCATGCGCACCCGCACCAGCTTCGAGCTTGGTGCGTTCCAGCTGGGTGCCCACGCGGTGGTGCTGCAGCCGGGCAAGGACGCATGGCCGATCGAGTTCAACCTCGGCACGGTGATGGATGGCGACACCGAAGAGCACATCGCCGAAGTGGCCAAGGTGCTGGGGCGGTACTGCGACATGATCGCCGTGCGTGCCTTCCCGAAGTTCGTCGACTGGTCGGTCGACCGCGAAGACACCGTGCTGAAGAGCTTTGCGAAGTACTCGCCGGTGCCGGTGATCAACATGGAGACCATCACCCACCCGTGCCAGGAGCTGGCGCACGTGATGGCCCTGCAGGAGCACTTCGGCACGCAGGACCTGCGCGGCAAGAAATACGTGCTGACCTGGACCTACCATCCCAAGCCGCTGAACACCGCGGTGGCCAATTCCGCGCTGACCATCGCCACCCGCATGGGCATGGACGTGACCCTGCTGTGCCCGACCGAGCAGTACATCCTGGATGAGCGGTACATGGGCTGGGCCGAGCAGAACGTGGCCGAGAACGGTGGCTCGCTGCAGGTGAGCCACGACATCCAGAGTGCCTACGCCGGTGCGGACGTGGTGTATGCCAAGAGCTGGGGCGCGCTGCCGTTCTTTGGCAACTGGGAGCCGGAAAAGCCGATCCGCGAAAACTACAAGCACTTCATCGTCGACGAGCAGAAGATGGCGTTGACCAACAATGGCGTCTTCAGTCATTGCCTGCCGCTCCGCCGCAACGTCAAGGCCACCGATGCGGTGATGGATTCGCCGCAGTGCATCGCCATCAACGAGGCCGAGAACCGACTGCACGTGCAGAAGGCGATCATGGCCGCGCTGGCCGGCCGCTGA